The following proteins are co-located in the Triticum aestivum cultivar Chinese Spring chromosome 1A, IWGSC CS RefSeq v2.1, whole genome shotgun sequence genome:
- the LOC123059481 gene encoding GPN-loop GTPase 3 produces the protein MGFAQLVIGPAGSGKSTYCSGLYQHCETVGRRIHMVNLDPAAEHFSYPVSTDIRELISLDDVMEELGMGPNGGLIYCMEHLEDNLDDWLDEQLENYLDDDYLVFDCPGQIELFTHVPVLRNFVEYLKRKNFTVCAVYLLDSQFVSDVTKYISGCMASLSAMIQLELPHINILSKMDLVSNKKDVEDYLNPEAQVLLSQLNRQMAPRFHKLNKALAELVDDYNMVNFIPLDLRKESSIQYVLSNIDNCIQYGEDADVKVRDFIPEEDG, from the exons ATGGGTTTCGCGCAGCTCGTCATCGGCCCCGCCGGCAGCGGCAAG TCGACCTACTGCTCTGGTCTGTATCAACATTGCGAGACGGTGGGCAGGAGGATTCATATGGTCAACCTGGATCCAGCTGCAGAGCACTTCAGCTATCCTGTATCTACTG ATATTAGAGAGCTCATATCACTGGATGATGTCATGGAGGAGCTTGGGATGGGACCAAATGGCGGCCTCATCTATTGCATGGA GCACCTTGAAGACAATTTGGATGATTGGTTGGATGAACAATTGGAGAACTACTTGGATGATGACTATCTTGTGTTTGATTGTCCAG GCCAGATTGAACTCTTCACTCATGTTCCAGTTCTGCGCAACTTTGTTGAGTATCTGAAACGGAAAAATTTCACTGTTTGCGCTGTGTACCTTTTGGATTCGCAG TTTGTCAGTGATGTCACAAAATACATTAGCGGTTGCATGGCTTCTCTTTCTGCTATGATTCAACTTGAGCTTCCTCATATCAACATCCTTTCAAAGATGGACCTGGTTTCCAATAAAAAAGATGTAGAAGA TTATCTGAACCCCGAGGCACAGGTTCTTCTGTCACAGCTGAATCGGCAGATGGCACCTCGGTTTCACAAGTTAAACAAGGCTTTAGCTGAACTG GTTGATGATTACAACATGGTGAATTTCATACCACTTGATTTGAGGAAGGAGAGCAG CATTCAGTATGTGCTGTCAAACATCGACAACTGCATCCAGTACGGGGAAGACGCCGATGTGAAGGTTAGGGACTTCATTCCCGAGGAGGATGGTTAA